The following coding sequences are from one Gigantopelta aegis isolate Gae_Host chromosome 15, Gae_host_genome, whole genome shotgun sequence window:
- the LOC121390556 gene encoding elongator complex protein 5-like, with protein sequence MLKELCNGTESSKCVLIQDGAEQCGRTVFLTFITGLLQRVDRVVLFCWEKPASYYRARITSKLSDRVDLIDCTEDPVSWLDLDSPTVDSNLTDLVRERLTAADKKCVVAIDSLSFLLLHRGAPYTCQALHTLKSCKSATGCVVEQVISLVHGNLHNDHDLRKLEHVSSSVVRVTSPPDQQHDMFCSVVHRRISGKVIKTTELVKLDGLNILSTQNWQHDSVKRSPEQAESIDPAANLTFNLTLSENEKEARRQLVLPYTKEQRRQPRIQSSVSSMIYYEPDKADDFDEEDPDDDLDI encoded by the exons ATGCTGAAAGAACTGTGTAACGGAACTGAAAGCTCCAAATGTGTTTTAATACAAG aTGGTGCTGAACAGTGTGGAAGAACAGTATTCCTTACTTTCATCACAGGCTTGTTACAGAG AGTCGACCgtgttgttttgttctgttgggAGAAGCCAGCAAGTTATTACAGAGCACGGATCACATCAAAGCTCTCAGAccg agttgACCTTATCGACTGTACAGAAGACCCAGTCAGTTGGCTGGACTTAGATTCTCCGACGGTCGACAGCAATCTGACGGATCTGGTCCGTGAACGTCTGACGGCGGCTGACAAGAAGTGTGTGGTGGCTATAGACAgtctttcctttcttctactACACCGAGGTGCTCCGTACACCTGTCAGGCGTTACACACACTGAAATCGTGCAAGTCGGCAA CAGGGTGTGTGGTAGAACAGGTGATCTCATTGGTACATGGCAACCTTCACAATGACCATGACCTCCGTAAGTTGGAGCACGTCTCAAGCAGTGTGGTTCGCGTGACGTCACCACCTGACCAGCAGCACGACATGTTCTGTAGCGTTGTACATCGGCGAATCTCGGGGAAAGTCATCAAAACT ACTGAGTTGGTAAAGCTAGATGGTCTAAATATTCTCAGTACCCAGAACTGGCAACATGATTCAGTGAAGAGATCACCCGAACAAGCGGAATCG aTTGATCCCGCAGCAAATTTGACCTTCAACTTGACGTTGTCCGAGAATGAGAAGGAGGCAAGGAGACAGCTTGTGTTGCCGTACACCAAAGAACAAAGAAG ACAACCTCGGATACAGAGTTCTGTGTCAAGCATGATCTACTACGAACCAGACAAAGCAGATGACTTTGATGAGGAAGATCCTGACGATGATTTGGATATTTGA